A DNA window from Helianthus annuus cultivar XRQ/B chromosome 15, HanXRQr2.0-SUNRISE, whole genome shotgun sequence contains the following coding sequences:
- the LOC110913976 gene encoding gibberellin 20 oxidase 1, with protein MIIFQTNSFGQKIIFLKLLLRSEKLNEQVIDLQGFLSHEKKATLHAANLVKESCISHGFFQVVNHGVDLDMLALVQEHGHAFFKLPLTEKLKCKQKEGSVVGFASGHAQRFREKLPWKELLTFEYHENGPDEVAAEFFNAMGSQYRETGCKLVICSLIFQKFCRSMNKLAHDLLDLLEISLGVDGHNHNYYRKLYDDAVSIVRCNHYPQCNKPDLTFGVGPHCDPTTLTILYQDLVGGLEVFMDNKWKSVQPYREALVINIGDTFTALSNGKYKSCLHRVSVNSLSPRLSLVFFLCPKGDRELKAPQELVEKDGKKEYPDFTWGEFLQFTQKNHRADENTLQLFTKWLLTSRNHNA; from the exons ATGATCATTTTCCAAACCAATTCATTTGGCCAAAAGATTATCTTTCTCAAACTTCTACTGAGAAGTGAGAAGTTGAATGAACAGGTCATAGACCTACAAGGGTTCTTAAGTCATGAAAAGAAGGCCACATTGCATGCAGCCAACCTTGTGAAGGAATCATGCATTAGCCATGGCTTTTTTCAAGTGGTTAACCATGGTGTTGACCTTGATATGCTTGCTTTAGTCCAAGAGCATGGTCACGCTTTCTTTAAGCTTCCGTTAACTGAGAAACTGAAGTGCAAGCAGAAAGAGGGAAGCGTTGTCGGTTTCGCTAGCGGGCATGCTCAGCGGTTCCGCGAAAAATTGCCATGGAAGGAATTGTTAACTTTTGAGTATCATGAGAATGGCCCTGATGAAGTGGCTGCGGAGTTTTTCAATGCCATGGGAAGTCAATACAGAGAAACCGG CTGTAAACTGGTCATATGCAGCTTGATCTTTCAGAAGTTCTGTCGGTCAATGAATAAGTTAGCTCATGACCTTCTTGATTTACTGGAGATTAGCTTGGGCGTTGATGGGCATAACCATAACTACTACAGAAAACTATATGATGATGCTGTGTCAATAGTGAGATGTAACCACTACCCGCAGTGTAACAAGCCCGACCTGACTTTTGGGGTCGGACCACATTGTGATCCAACTACATTGACCATACTTTATCAAGATCTAGTTGGAGGACTAGAAGTGTTTATGGATAACAAATGGAAATCTGTTCAACCCTACCGCGAAGCCCTTGTCATCAACATAGGTGACACTTTCACG GCACTATCAAATGGGAAGTACAAGAGCTGCCTGCATAGGGTAAGTGTGAACAGTTTGTCCCCAAGGCTGTCGCTGGTGTTCTTCTTGTGCCCAAAAGGAGATAGAGAGCTGAAAGCGCCTCAAGAGTTAGTCGAAAAAGATGGGAAAAAGGAGTATCCTGATTTCACATGGGGAGAGTTTCTTCAGTTCACTCAGAAGAATCACAGGGCTGATGAAAACACCCTTCAATTGTTTACCAAGTGGCTGCTAACTTCAAGAAATCACAATGCGTAG